The genomic DNA GGATCAGCTTGTACGTCGAGCCGTTGCCGATCCCGCTCAGCACGAACAGCACCGCGAACCCGACCAGGAACAGCGGGAACGAGTGCAGCGCCGACGCCGCCAGCAGCACCAGCGTGCCCGCCGCCATCGCCGCGAACACCCGGCACGTCACCCGCGCACCGCCCAGCCGGTCCGCCGCCCAGCCGCCCAGCGGACGCGCGAACGACCCCAGCAGCGGCCCGAGGAAGGTGTACCCCGCCGCCTGCAGCGGCGTCGCGCCGAACTGCGTCTGCAGCACCAGCCCGAACGCGAAGCCGTACCCGATGAACGAGCCGAAGGTGCCCACGTACAGCAGCGAGATCCACCACGTGTCGGCGCACCGCAGCGCCTCCAGCTGCGCCCCCCGGTCGGCCCGGCCGGCCCGGTCCGCCGGCAGGTCGTCCATGCCGGCGGCGGCGAGCAGCGCCGCCAGGACGATCAGCGGCAGGTAGACCGCGATCACGTACGCCGGATGCCCGGCACCCGCCGTGGAGATCACCAGCAGGCCGATCAACTGCACCGCCGCCACGCCCAGGTTGCCGCCGCCCGCGTTCAGACCGAGCGCCCGGCCCTGGTACCGCTGCGGGAAGAACGCGGTGATGTTGGTCATCGACGACGCGAAGTTGCCGCCGCCCACCCCCGTCGCCGCGCCGATCAGCAGGAAGACCCACAGCGGCGTGCCCGGACGCTGCACGAACACCAGCGCCGCCGTCGCCGGGACCAGCAGCACGGCCGTCGCGAAGACCGTCCACGTCCGCCCGCCGAACCGCGTCACCGCCCAGCTGTACGGCAGCCGCAGCAAGGCGCCCACCAGCGTCGGCACCACCACCATCAGGAACTTCTCGCTCGGCGAGAAGCCCAGGCCGATCGCCGGGGACATGAACAGCACCAGCACCGACCACAGGCTCCACACCGAGAAGCCGACGTGCTCGGACAGCACCGACAACACCAGGTTGCGCCACGCGACCCGGCTGTCACCCCGCTGCCAGGCGAGTTCGTTCTCCGGATCCCAGTGCTTCAGGGTGCGCCTCATGACTCCTACCTCTCCGGGCGTGCTGCTACAGGGTTTGTGGACCTCAGGACTTCAGGGCCCGGTCGACCAGGGCACCGGCAGCGCCGGTGTACGCGGACGGGTCGCACAGCTCCGCGGCGACCGCCGCCGGCACCAGACCGCGACCCGCCAGCACCACCGCCAGCGGAATGCCGTTGAACTCCGCCTCCTCCGAGGCCTCGCCCAACAGGCGCTTCGCCTCCGCCTTGCCCAGCGACGGGGCCAGCACCGCCGCCACCCGCTCGGAGACCATCTGGCCACCGGTCAGTTCGAGGTTCGCCAGCATCCGCACCGGACGGACCGTCAGGCCCTCCGCCAGCTCCACCGCCGTGAACGACGCGCCGCCCACCAGCCGCAGGCACTCGCGCAGCAACAGCCACTCGGCGTGCCAGACCCCCGCCGAACGCTCGTCCTCGTGCACCATGCACGCCGTCAACGCCGCCGACAGCGCCGGCACCTGCAACGCCGCCGCACGGATCATCGTCGCCAGCACCGGATTGCGCTTGTGCGGCATCGCCGACGACGCCCCCCGCCCGGCGGCGGTCGGCTCGGCGACCTCGCCGACCTCCGTCCGGGTCAAGGACTGCACGTCCACCGCGACCTTGCCCAGCGC from Kitasatospora terrestris includes the following:
- a CDS encoding nitrate/nitrite transporter; amino-acid sequence: MRRTLKHWDPENELAWQRGDSRVAWRNLVLSVLSEHVGFSVWSLWSVLVLFMSPAIGLGFSPSEKFLMVVVPTLVGALLRLPYSWAVTRFGGRTWTVFATAVLLVPATAALVFVQRPGTPLWVFLLIGAATGVGGGNFASSMTNITAFFPQRYQGRALGLNAGGGNLGVAAVQLIGLLVISTAGAGHPAYVIAVYLPLIVLAALLAAAGMDDLPADRAGRADRGAQLEALRCADTWWISLLYVGTFGSFIGYGFAFGLVLQTQFGATPLQAAGYTFLGPLLGSFARPLGGWAADRLGGARVTCRVFAAMAAGTLVLLAASALHSFPLFLVGFAVLFVLSGIGNGSTYKLIPAAFAARAERAVLAGRPAGAAFARARRLSGAVIGIAGAVGALGGVAVNLVFRASYGHPGGGGTGAFLAFLGFYAVCVLVTRVVYLRPAPAVPAVARTSERARVRV